In one Hyphomicrobium sp. 99 genomic region, the following are encoded:
- a CDS encoding NADPH-dependent assimilatory sulfite reductase hemoprotein subunit, whose product MTDKRSKNEIIKEHSHQLRGTLAEGLLKVETGAIAEDDQQLIKFHGSYIQDDRDVRGERGKKKLEKAYSFMIRLRIPGGVVTAKQWIGLDTIASTYANGTMRLTTRETFQYHGVIKSNLKRTMQAFNDICLDTLAACGDVNRNVMTAANPYLSKAHRQAYDLGKAVSEYLLPKTGAYHEIWLDGEKVEDASRAAKKDEEPIYGVHYLPRKFKIVVAVPPDNDVDIYAHDLGYIAVVEKGELVGWNITIGGGMGMTHGDVNTFPRTADLLGFCKPDQAIAVAEKVVTVQRDWGNRENRARARLKYTIEDRGLDNFRDEVEKRLGFKLEKARPFKFTGTGDKIGWRQTLDAKKASDKAWHLTLFVENGRIKDKPGYALRSALREIAELGICDFVCTANQNVILANVATKAKPKIEAIFKSHGVSLDVLSGLRRNAMSCVALPTCGLALAEAERFLPDLVTALEDSLDRAGLKDDDIVIRMTGCPNGCARPYLAEIGLVGRNPGLYNLYLGAAFNGSRLSKLYAQDVDKQRIVSLLEPLFIAYSKEREDGEHFGDFAIRSGVVQATPAGNQFHADVKLV is encoded by the coding sequence ATGACCGACAAGCGATCGAAAAACGAGATCATCAAGGAGCATAGTCATCAGCTGCGCGGTACGCTGGCTGAGGGGCTGCTCAAAGTTGAAACAGGCGCCATCGCGGAAGACGATCAGCAGCTGATCAAGTTCCACGGCTCCTACATCCAGGACGATCGCGACGTTCGCGGCGAGCGGGGCAAGAAGAAGCTCGAGAAGGCTTACTCCTTCATGATCCGCCTGCGCATTCCGGGCGGCGTCGTGACGGCGAAGCAATGGATCGGCCTCGATACCATCGCGAGCACGTATGCCAACGGCACCATGCGGCTGACGACGCGCGAGACGTTCCAGTATCACGGCGTCATCAAGTCGAACCTGAAACGCACGATGCAGGCGTTTAACGACATCTGTCTCGATACGCTGGCTGCTTGCGGCGACGTCAATCGCAACGTGATGACGGCCGCCAATCCGTATCTGTCGAAGGCACACCGGCAGGCCTACGATCTCGGCAAGGCGGTCAGCGAGTACTTGCTCCCGAAGACGGGCGCCTATCACGAGATCTGGCTCGATGGTGAGAAGGTCGAGGACGCGTCGCGGGCTGCGAAGAAGGACGAGGAGCCGATCTACGGCGTCCATTACCTGCCGCGCAAATTCAAGATCGTCGTGGCGGTGCCGCCGGATAACGACGTCGATATTTACGCGCACGATCTCGGTTACATCGCGGTGGTCGAGAAGGGCGAACTCGTCGGGTGGAACATCACCATTGGCGGCGGCATGGGGATGACCCACGGCGACGTCAATACGTTTCCGCGCACTGCCGATCTCCTCGGCTTCTGCAAGCCGGATCAGGCGATCGCGGTGGCCGAGAAGGTCGTGACCGTTCAGCGCGATTGGGGCAATCGCGAGAACCGCGCACGCGCGCGTCTGAAATACACGATCGAAGATCGCGGACTCGACAATTTCCGTGACGAAGTCGAGAAGCGTCTGGGATTCAAACTCGAGAAGGCGCGGCCGTTCAAGTTCACCGGCACGGGCGACAAGATCGGCTGGCGGCAGACACTCGATGCAAAGAAAGCGTCGGACAAGGCTTGGCATCTGACGCTGTTCGTCGAGAACGGACGTATCAAGGATAAGCCCGGCTATGCGCTGAGGTCAGCGCTTCGCGAGATTGCCGAACTCGGTATTTGCGATTTCGTATGCACCGCGAACCAGAACGTCATTCTCGCGAACGTTGCCACGAAGGCCAAGCCGAAGATCGAAGCAATCTTCAAATCGCATGGTGTTTCGCTCGACGTATTGTCGGGGCTTCGGCGGAATGCGATGTCGTGCGTGGCGCTGCCGACGTGCGGTCTGGCGCTCGCGGAGGCCGAGCGTTTCCTTCCGGATCTCGTCACTGCGCTTGAGGATAGCCTCGACAGGGCCGGTCTCAAGGATGACGACATCGTCATTCGCATGACGGGCTGCCCGAACGGCTGCGCACGGCCGTATCTCGCGGAGATCGGCCTCGTTGGCCGCAATCCGGGTCTGTACAATCTTTATCTCGGCGCGGCGTTCAACGGCTCGCGGCTTTCCAAGCTGTATGCCCAGGACGTCGATAAGCAGCGCATCGTTTCGCTGCTGGAGCCGCTGTTCATCGCCTATTCGAAAGAGCGTGAAGACGGCGAGCACTTCGGCGACTTCGCGATACGTTCGGGAGTCGTGCAGGCGACGCCAGCCGGCAATCAGTTCCACGCCGATGTGAAGTTGGTTTAG